One genomic region from Lycorma delicatula isolate Av1 chromosome 9, ASM4794821v1, whole genome shotgun sequence encodes:
- the LOC142329790 gene encoding lipid droplet-associated hydrolase-like yields MVDPKEGWVIVNGVPTHVCTWGGWITEKLSKSQDSSSDNNAIILLLTGNPGVIRFYYSFLQIIYTQLAVPIWILSHAGHEQPSKKDDVPPLVDNPDLYNVSSQVTHKAEFIEKYVPLDKDIYIISHSFGAKITVELLKREQFRKRIKKCYLLFPTLERIGDTPNGIFIKKIIKYLFTVTLLLSWVFTVLPTILKYWLIKIYFMIDGKFNVESNSIYAVIDLIHPTILKNVFNLASNEMDKICELDKEVIKECVDKLQIYFGASDGWAPLEYHYHLLDVIPKIDSRILDKKFQHCFMLQTAEELASDLSEHIENDMK; encoded by the exons ATGGTTGACCCAAAGGAAGGTTGGGTTATTGTAAATGGTGTTCCAACACATGTCTGCACGTGGGGTGGATGGATAACGGAAAAGTTGTCAAAATCACAAGATAGTTCTTCagataataatgcaataatattacttttaactgGAAATCCAGgtgttattagattttattactccttccttcaaataatatatacacaacTAGCTGTACCAATCTGGATATTGTCTCATGCAG gtcatGAGCAGCCATCAAAAAAAGATGATGTACCTCCATTGGTAGATAATCCTGATTTGTATAACGTATCGTCACAAGTAACTCATAAAGCTGAATTCATAGAAAAGTATGTACCACTtgataaagatatttatataatatcgcATTCTTTTGGTGCTAAAATAACTGTTGAATTACTTAAACGAGAACAATTTcgtaaacgtattaaaaaatgttatttattatttccgaCATTAGAAAGAATTGGTGATACACCTaatggaatatttattaaaaaaattataaaatatttatttactgttactcTACTTTTATCATGG GTATTTACAGTTTTACCAACTATTTTGAAGTACTGGTTAATCAAAATATACTTTATGATAGATGGAAAATTTAATGTAGAATCCAACAGTATTTATGCAGTAATTGATCTTATACATCcgactattttaaaaaatgtattcaatttgGCAAGCaatgaaatggataaaatatGTGAACTCGATAAAGAG GTCATAAAAGAATGTGtcgataaattacaaatttactttGGAGCTTCCGATGGATGGGCACCTTTAGAGTACCATTACCATTTATTAGATGTCATTCCTAAAATCGATTCAagaattttagataaaaagttTCAACATTGCTTTATGCTTCAAACCGCTGAAGAATTAGCTTCAGATTTATCAGAACACATTGAAAatgacatgaaataa